Genomic DNA from Filimonas effusa:
TGTAAGCACCCGATGAATAGAAAAGAAAGATGTAAAAAACTAAGACGATTCCAAATAACATTGTGGGAATGAATTCGAACCATTTGAACTTGGGCCTTAGGATAGCACCCTCTTTCTCTTTTATCTGTTTGTCTAATTGATAATTCTTTTCTTCTAAAACAGGGATCTTGTCCTGCCTGATCTTCTCGATACTTTTGCTGGTAACTTCCAATTCCGTTTCCTGGTTCGTTCGCGATACCTCTAGGTTGGTTTTGCCGATTACATGCGCCCGCTCAAGGAAGTCAATTTGTATCTCGCTGTTCCTGGTTATATTGTCCTGGCTCTTGATTCGCTGCTCTTCAATCTTTGCAACCAGCCGGGTTTTCTTGTCTTCAACAACATCGATGTCATTGATGAAAACATAATACAGGGTATCAAAAGCCTTGTATAACACCTGGTGATCGCCATTATTAGCATTGCATCGCGAGAAACCATGTTCCCGCAGCAACTTCCGGTCAAAATTCCTGATCTCCGCAGCGATCATCGTATCCAGCACCTGCTCAAATTCCATCCCGGCCTTTGCGGAAACATCTACGGGAATACCCTTCGGTAGCTCTGCTCTGGAAACAGCTATAGTAGGCTTACTTACAGGTTCTCCATTTTGTTCAAGAATTCGGTTTTTAATCTCATGGAAATTCTCAATGAGCGAACGGATGGTCTCACTATGGTTGGTGCTGATAATACTCTCATGATTATTCTTTTTTGCATTGACACTCCAGTTGTAGGAACCATGAAGAGCGATCCGTTGGTCAATAACGCAGAACTTTTGGTTCATAATGCCATAACCACTGTTCTTTATCTTGTAAACAAAAGCTCCTTTTGATACAAGTAAACCGAAGTCCAGCTTCTCATTCTCCTGGTTATCCGCAATAATAACTTCCACGCGAACCCCCTCCGCTAGCTTTCCCAACAGAATATTAAAAAGATCTTCATCTGTAAACCACGCAGTAGCCAGTAGTATTTCAAATGTAGCCTTGTACAATTCGCTTTGTATACAGGCATAGATCTCCTTATTGTCATTAATGACTTTTTGATCAATTGTTTCCATTATGATGTAGGTATTAAGTTATCGCTCCCATCTGCAAACCGTTTTGCCATTCTCTTCGGCACTTTCTTTTTTAATCCTTACAATTTTGTGCTTGCAGTTATTCAATCCCGGGCAGTTCTCCCTGTAATGGTATTTCTTGGCAGTAGAACTTTGGCAGATATAAACATACGTGGGCGCTTCATTACATATAGATCCATTTAGCAGCATAACTGCAAGTAAGAGTGCTTTCATTCAGGGCGCATATTATTGGTTGGTACATAGGTATTAGCCTCTGCTCCTCTAAGAGATTGCAGAGGGGCTGTCATTATCTGGTATGACAGCCAGGTGAACAAAACTTACATCCGTCGACCTTATCATATTTTGCCCGCGCAGCAGCTACTGCCGGATAGCAGGATGTAAATATTCCCAGGTGGTCCCTGTTGTTTACCGAAGGAAGGAATTGGCAGTCTTCATTATGCACTTCGTGATAACCGTCTGGCTGCGCTCGGTTTGATACATAGTAGCTCTTTGACATTGTTGTTGCTTTTGATGTATCAAAAATAGATAGGAGAACAAACTGTTTCTTACGGGAAACCGTAATCGCTAAATAACCCCCATGTCCTTGCAATACGCTATGAGCTGTTCGTTCTTCGACATCTCTAAAGAACTCTTGATAACATTAAGGCGTTTCTCTATACTGCTTAAACTCGATGGGTGGATTTTCTTTTGCTGTAAATGAAGAGGAATGTCTTTCTGAGGTGTGCCATCTGCAAGTGCTTGTATAACTGCGATATCGAAATCGTTGAAGTTAAAACAGTTTTCGCTTTCAGCTTTTTGCCTCAGATGTCTTGGATAATAGATCTGGTTTTTCGATATGCTTTCTATCGCCTGTTTTAGCTCCTTGGCGTCATTTCTGGCCTTACGCACATAACCGTCTATCTCAAGCTCATCGAATAAACGCTTGATGACAGCGCCGCCGCTTTCAGCCGAAAATACCAGTATGCGCAGGTCTTGCTGAACCTGCCTCGCCGCCGTAATCAACTCGGCGCCACCCGGTATCTTTTGTTTATTATGGTCCGGTTCAAAATACAGATCTGTGATTAAAAGATCGTACGACTCATCATTCTTTTTACTTCTCTCTATCCTTGCCAAAGCGTCGTCGCAGTAATATACGTAATCGGGACTGCCTATTCCCAGCTCTTCAAGTGTCCTTTGTAAAGAGAGGTTGGCGCTCTCATGATCTTCAGCTATCAGTACTTTTTGTATCATTTTAATTTATCCTATTGGGAAAGAAATCAGGATTTTAAGCCCTGTCGTTGTCTTATTGTCAAAACTAATCTTCCCCCGGATAGTCGTTATACGGGAAACCGTATTATTAAGTCCGTTCCCGTAACGAAATTCGGCCGGCAAACCAATGCCGTCATCTGTATATTGAATTTGTACCTGGTTCTCCTGTTGTCCAAACTTGATAACCACGTTGCCGGCGGAACTATGTTTTTTCATATTAACCATAAGCTCTTGTAATATGCATTTCACTTCCTGCCTCACATTTAAACTAACTCTTTCCCAAAGCTCCTCGCGGCTCCCAACAACCAGTACTCTCCTGCTGCCATTGGCAAATGATTCAAGTAGCTTATTTAATTCGTCATGAAAAATGGCATGAGCGCTATCCTGCTTTTCATACGATATGTCACGTGACCGCTCATACATATCTTCAATTTTATCCAGTAAGAGATTTTTTTCTACGTGATCCTGGTGTTCGATCTCTGTCATGATGCGGTAAAGCCCGTTGGCAACAATGTCATGAACTTTTTGGGAGGTCTTCAGCCTGCTTTCACGGACGGTGTTTTCTGCCTTGAGCAGTACCTGCTGCTTTCGCTTGCGAAACCATACTATCAGGAACACAATTGTTAATGACAACAGCAATCCTGCAAAAATGAAGATCAAACGCTGACGGATCATCTCGGACTGCTTTTCCGCGTTCTCCTTTTGTAGCTGCAGGTTCTCAGCCTTGTGTTTCTCCGCCTCATAACGGATAAGCGCAAACTGGTTCTTGGCCGCATTTCGTTTTTGCTGTAGACTGTCATTTAATTGAAGATAACGTTCAAAATATGCCTGGGTTGCTTGCACCGGCGATAGCTTGATAAGCTTCTGTAGCGCTTCTAGTTGATCATCCGGACTCTCAAGCTTTTGGGCTATTGCATACATCATTTTCGAGTAGAACAAAGCCGAGTCAGGATGTGGAAGAAAATGATAGTCTGCCAAATGGGCATAGCTCGCATTTTGCCCCCATTCGTCCTTTACCCGCTTTTCAATCTGAAGGGCGCTTGAAAACGGTGGAACCGCATTGTAGCTGGAATCCTTCAGCCACTTTGTTTTGGCAAGATTCGATAGTATACGTGCATATTCTTTGGTGTCGGGCGTCGCTACATTTAATAAAGAATCATAAAGCGACAGGGCCTGCGTATACTGCTGTAGGTTTTGAAACGCAACCGCTTTATTATTAAGTATGCGCCACTTGAATTTGGCCTCCGGGCTAAATCGCAATGCGAGATCATAATACCTGATGGCTGTTTCATAATTACCCAGGCGTGAACTGGTTAATCCCAGCTCATTATAGTTGGCCGAAAGACAGTAGTGATCCCCTGCTTTCTTTTCGTCGAGGTGTTTTAATGAAAGCAGCAGGTTTTCCTGGCTTCCAAAATAGTCGCCCGCATCCGATTGTATGGAGGCCATATAACTATAGGAAACAGCTACCTGTGAACTGTCTTTGGAGTTGCCTGCTACATCATTGAAATAATAAAAGGCAGAGTCCTTGTTACCATAGTAAAAAAGCGATTCCGCTTTCTTGTAATTCGGCTCTTTCTTCGCAAGATGGGGTGCAGGATGCCGGTCGCAGGCGCAAACATAAAAAGCAAGGGCCGTTAAATAAAGATTGCGGGTTTTCAAAATAGCAATTTGACATAAAAATAGAAAAAGAATAATTTTATTATGATAAAAAATAAGGCAAGATTACTCTTGCCTTACCATTTACAATTAAGGATTCGCTGGAGGAGGTGGAGGTGGTGCTGGCGGAACATGATCCGTTTCACCGCCTGTATCACCGTCATTGGTGGTTTGTGCTGTATTATGACTGCCAGACTGCGAGCCCGTGAGATTTGGACATACCAATCCCAGGAACATATAGAAGAATATGTATATCATTTTAATTTAATCTTTGAGGTTTAAGAAGTAAGTATGCGCACCGCGGGCCATTGCTGGCTGCAGTTGAAGTGAAATAAGAAGCGCTTCTTATGTTCTTGGGAAGTGGAGTGCCGATGGCGGAAGCTTATAAATGCTTCCCAAAACGTCTATTTGCTCCCGTCATCGTTACTCTTATGAAATCAGATGCTGTACAGTAAAACCAGTTAGCTAATATGGCTTCATTTGATTTCTAACTCAAAGATAGAACGGTATAAGTCGTTGATAAACAATTGTTCCGATCATTCCGGTCTTTCCTGGAATTCCGGCGGTAATTCCGGGAAATCCTCTGGAAGAGCCAGAATGCTTGGAATAAATTCCGATAATTCCTTTTAGTATAGTTAATATTTAAATTATGTCTTATAGAGATTGCGTCAGAAACGAGTACTATAGAAAAAGGAAAGCCAATCAGCTTTCCGTAAAAATGATAGAACTAAAACGTTCAGGTATCAGAGAAGAATGCTTGGCGCTTTTAGAGCAGCGATGTGAAAACGGCGATGAAAATATATTATGGGCAATATTTGGTCCGGCAGATAAAGGTTCCTCTCTTAAAGAGATGATTTATAAGTATGATATAGATAGATTTCGACCTTTGGTGAAATTCTTGAGAGAAAATACAGGGATCAGAGATTTGGAGGATATTGACTTTTTAGCATGGCTGATTGATTTTCAGCCGAGGCCTTATAAGATAGACGTAGATTATCTGGCATTGGATCGGAAAAGGGAATCTGAAGTAATGGCTGCTCAGGAGGAAAATGTAAATGCCCGCGGCAGAGATAATATTCCGAAAGGTTTGCCCGTTGCGATTATAGAGCCTGTGGAAGAACCTGATTTGCCTGAGGGAGGGGGAATATCTGCTGGAGAAGCGCCGGTTAGACCAGGAAAAGATAGTACTGGTGAAGGCGTTAAAGTCGGAGTAACGCTAACTTCGAAACTTGAAAATCAGGAGGAAGGTATCGGGAAAGATTTCTTTACAGAAAGCAAAGCGCGTTTTAGAAGGTTGACAGCCTGGTTCTATGCTAGTAAAGCTATAAGACCTGCAATGCTAATGATAATTGCCTCTATGATTGCTTACTTTTTGTCCATAGACGAACCTCGGGAACAATCATGTATGTACTGGAAAGACGATCATTTTCAATCTGCTCCATGTTATCTGAACATACCAGGAGCATCTCTTATAGCATTGGATGCTCAAAAAGCAAATAATTTCCGGAAAATCACCGACTGGCGCACCATTACTCCTAAAGACATAGGCGTGGTTTTTTATGGGAAAAGTGTAGATACTGGTGTAAATATTGAATTATTTACCTGCTATGGCATACATCCTGTCAATCCCAATATAAAGCTGAAACCAGTGACAAAATATATCTATGGTAGATACATAGAGCCTAAAATCAAATTACTTCAGGATTCAAGTAAAAGCCTTACGTTGAATCAATAACTCTGCTCCATCAAAACCCTGCCGGTAAAATCCGCACAAATGCACCTGACAGCAAAATTTGCGGCAAACTTCTTGTCTTGTAATTGGGACGCCCGTTTCTTCCGGGGGCCAGGCCCCCGGAAACTTCTTCTCCTCCCATCTACGAAAAACTACGCTTTATATACGGGCCTTAAAGCCGGAGTAAACCTGCCCATAACCACCACACATTTACACTTCGCCGCCTGTCCTTCGCCTCCCCGCCACAAAAGGGGTATGATACCGCTCTAAAAACTGCTTGCGCGAATCCTTATAACTGCTCACGCCGCCAATCAATTTAAGCACCCGTATATAATACCACGCCAGATCTAACTGGTAAGGCAGAAATCCCGAACGCGCACTGGAAGGATACAGATGATGATTATTATGCCATTCACCCGCTACATATCCCGGCCATAACTGGTTAATAGAATTATCATGACGATTATAATCTATCCCATCCCGCTGCTTATCTTTCTCTCCCTTGGCATGACCTTCATAATTAAACGTCCTTACACCCACTGCCCAGAAAAAGGCGCCCCCGAATAAAGCACAGGCCAGCCCATGACCGCCCAGCAGGTAAAACACGCCATACCAGAATCCCCAGTTCAGCACCCAATGAAGAATGGTCTGCGATGGCCTTGCAACAGATCCCCATTTCTGATACTGCCTGAAGTCATTGCTCCGCACACCGGTATGTTTCATTAACCCCAATACCCTGTTATAATCCTTCTCATCCAGGCTCCTCGATATAGGCTGATGATTAACATCTGCCAGGAAACAATAAAGAAAACCGCCTGAAGCGTTATAAGGATCGCCCGGCTGATCCGATTTTGCATGATGTACATGATGCGAAATAACATAGATCTCTTCCGGTATGATCTTCAGCGATAAATTACGCGTCACAAAACGCCAGAAACGATTGCTGAACACATAAGCCCGGTGGGTGCAATAACGATGATGCCAGATCGTTCCATGTGTCCCCATCAGTACCATGCTGTAAAGAAAACCCGCCAGCAGAAAAAGCCAACTGAAATGAAATACCACGAAGAACACAAAAAAAGGCAGCAACGCCACCACCTTAAACCAGCTGAAAAATGATAACCAGTTTTTCCGGTTACTAAAAACGTTTAATCGCGAAACAAACTCCCCCAATAACTTACGTTTCGAAGGAACAGAAAGCGCGCCAGAAGTATCCGTCCACCCATAAGATGGCCTTTCCAGCACATGATCTAAAAAAGACATGAAGAAAAATTGAAATGATGAATTTGGTTATGTTATCAGACAACAAAGACTAATGCGAAACTATGGAAGACATAGTGGTTTATACAGAATCCTTCGCGATGTGACCCTAACAAGATAGACTATTTTCCCGGTCTGCCAGCTTGCAGCCTTTTCTTAATGCGCTTTTAACATATTTCCTTCACACTCACCTCCATTTTGTTAAGAAATACACTCCCAAAATGACTGGCAAAAGCCACATCTGCCGCATCCCGCCCATAAGCCATAATAATACGGCCGCCCACAGGCTTTTCCATCAAAGCATCAAACGTATACCACCGCCCGCCCACATAAGCCTCAAACCAGGCGTGCAGATCCATTGGCTTTAAATCATGCAGGTAACCTACCACCATCCGGGCCGGTATGTCCAGGTTTCGGCAAAGCGCAATAGAAGCATGTGTATAATCACGGCATACACCCGTTTTACTTTGCAGGACATCCAATGCGCTGGTAGAACTGTTGGTAGTACCATATTCCCGTGAAAAATGAGCATAAACCCATTGCCGGATAGCCTCAACCTGCGCATAACCAGGTGATACGCCCTCGACTATCCGGCTCGCCAGCTCCGTAACCTTGTCCGATTCACAATACCTGCTGGGAAGGAGAAACTGTAACACATGATCCGGCAGCGCCTCTACAGGAGTATACACGGCACTCATGTCTACATCGATGCAAGCATCGCATTCCGCAACAACACTGGTCTCCAGCGTAAAATTACCCGCAGGGATTATAATACGTTGACATATATTACCATACCCGTCTACATACTCGTTGATAGGCACCTGCGGCGTAGTCCAAAAAGCCTCCTGCCTGATAAACTGCCCCGGCCCGCTCTTGGAACGTAACATGAATATACTGGTAACCGGGGCATCCGCGTACATCTCAAAATAGGACGAAGCTTGTAACAACATAGCCAAATATACCTTTATCCAACCGCAACGCCGGCATTATCTCAATGAACATCCCATTGCAATTGTTACCAAATGACAACTGGCGCTATCTGTTACTGCGCCAACTTTACATGAAATCTAAAAAGCGAAAAAATGAAAACCGTACTAATTACAGGAGCTACCAGGGGAATAGGAAAGGAAATTGCCAGGCAATTGGCGGAAAAAGGCCTGTTTGTATATATCGGCAGCCGCAATATCGAAAAAGGCATAGAAGTAGAAAACCAATTCAAAAACCAGGGAGTCTCTAATATTAAAGCCATTGAAATAGACGTCACCAACCCCGGCACCATCCTGTCTGCCAAAGAGCAGATCGAAGCGGAACAGGGAAAGCTGGACATCCTCATCAATAATGCCGGTATTCTCGGTGGCGTTCCGCAAAAAGCGTCCGATACGCCGGTAGATGCCATCCGCGAAGTCTTCGATACCAATTTCTTTGGAGTCATCAGTGTAACCCAAACCTTCCTCGATCTCCTCCGGAAATCAGATTCCCCCCGCATCAGTAATATTACATCCGGGCTGGGTTCCCTCACTCTCCACAGCGATCCCGGTTGGCCTTATTACGATGTAAAAGGCACCAGTTACGTTCCATCTAAAACAGCACTAAATGCCTATACGGTTGTACTGGCTTACGAACTAAAGGATACGCCGTTTAAAGTAAATGCAATAGATCCGGGTTACACCGCTACGGATTTCAACAACCACTCAGGCCATCTGTCCCCCGAAAATGCTGCCGCTTTTATCATTAAACATACGCTGACGTCAGAAGACGCGCCCACAGGCAAATTCTTCAGCAACGATATAAAAGACGAAAGCGAACAAAGCCCCTGGTAGTAAGAAGTAATAGCCTGTCCGGAGATACTGTGTGCCGGTATCGTTTCTAAGTAACTGGTATCGGCATACAGTAATATTGTATGAAAACAGCCTTATCTTTAAATATCTGGCCCCATGATAAAATAGAAACGAATGAATAGTGAACCACTCATCAACTACCTTTTACAGTTCGGCTCCCTGAATCAGCAACAGATCGATTTAATCAACGCCTCACTAACGGTCAGAAATTACAAAGCCGATGCTTATTTTCTCAAAGCCGGCCAGGTGTCCAGGGAAATCGGGTTTATAATAAAAGGAGTGGTAAGGGTTTGTTATTATGATAATGAAGGAAATGAGATCACCCGCTACTTTATTGATGAAAATAATTTTCTGGTAGATATTGAAAGCTATAACGCAGGCATCCCTTCTATAGGTTATGTGCAGGCTGTTACCGATTGCGAAATGCTTATCCTATCCAAACAGGCAATGGAAAACCTGTCCAATACAATTATTGTGTGGGATTCTATCGTACATAAAATGATAGCAAAAGGACTTTCAGAAAAAGTAGCCCGTATCAGTCTTATGTTTCCGAAAGATGCTACGGAACGTTACCTGTTTTTCCTGGAGAAGTTTCCGAACCTTGCCAACAGGGTGCCGTTGCAGTACATCGCTTCCTATATAGGTATCACCAAACACTCACTGAGTCGTATCCGTAAAAGTATTCGCTAAATCAGGCCTGATCTTCGTCTGTTAGTGCTTCACTGGGCCAATACTTTTCATGCCAGTGTGCTTCCAGGAATGCGGCAACCTCTTTAGGTTTGCCCGTACCCAGCAGCAAGTGTTTCTTACCCTCGAATTCAATACTGATCCCATACCTTCCCGAAGCAGTGTAAGCCTTACCTTTATGGCCAATTCTTATGCCCCATCCGCCATAATCTTCCATAGCATTATATTGTACTACTGAAATAGATTTCACCCGCTCCTTTCGGATAACTTTATCTTTTCGCCTGAAGGGAGTGAACCTGAAATGAATCGTCTCGTCAGTAATGGTAACATGCAAGATCATTCTGATAAGCAGTACTACTACAATATAAACAACTACAATAGGAATAGCCAGTGCGGTGTAAAGCTGAACCTCATATAAATAGGCATATACCCCTTGTGCTACCAGCGCTAATAAAATGATGGCAAGAATAATATAGATCCACTTTTGTCTGAATTGCTGTTTTTCTGAGAATAAGTTACTGTTAGGCATAGCTATGAAATTGGGTTGTTAGGTAAAGTCTTGTTTATACCACCATTCTGCCCCGCAATACCCCGGAAAACCACTCTGTCAGTATTTCGAAAACATCATTTTATAAACAAGAAACCTATCTCCCTTGCCTATCTCAAGCCCGGTGTTCGACAGTGAGTAGATCGTTAGCGTATCATTGGAGCTACTGCCTGTTAAGATAAGCTTATTTTCTAAATATTTTATACTTGTTCCATGCTGTAATACCGCTGAATTTATAAACAACGGTATCCTTGGCTCTGAAAAACAAACTTTCCGCAAAACCCGATGCGATAGCGTCATCGTGTCCCTTAAATAAGTTCTTCCACTTACCAGTAAATACATCCTTACTGTCAAGCGAGCTGGATTCGTATTTCCAGTTGCCTAAAATAGAGTTACCGTAATCGGAGCTATCTTTTTTACAGGCAGCAAAAAAACAGATAAGCAATCCGGTTAAAAATAAAGAAGTATATCTCATTCCAACAATCTCCCCCTCCTCGGGCATCGGCATAACAGCCCCTCCCTTCGAAACCATGTTAACCCTCGTCTACGACAAAAATGGCCATACTTTACCTGAAGCGGTTCCTCTGTTTTATCAAACCAATAAATGAGTGCAAATCAATCTTACCACCCCTTTACAGCGCCCCCTTTAAACGCCTTCTCCGCAGCCTTCACCACTTCATCCGACTGGTAAGCCTTAACAAAATTCTTCACCTTATCCGCCTCTTTATTATCCTCCCTCGCTACAATCACATTCACATAAGGCGATTCCTTATCCTCCTTTAAAATCCCATTCACATCAGGATCAAGTCCCGCCTGTGCGGCGAAATTGTTGTTGATAATGGCAATAACAACCTCCTTGTCATCAACAACCCTTGGCAACTGCGGCGCCTCTATCTCCAATAACTTAAGCTGCTTCGGATTCTCCACTATATCCGTGACCTTGGGCAGAAGTCCTACACCACCCTTCAGCTTAAGTAACCCGTATTTCTGCAACAGCAATAGAGAACGGCCTCCATTCGTTGGATCATTGGGAATAGCCACGGTACTGCCATTAGCCAACTCCGAAATATTCTTGATCTTCTTGGAATAAGCCACTATCGGGTAAACAAAAGTATTGCCCACTACAGCCAGCTTATACCCCCTTTGCTTCGATTGAGCCTCTAAATAGGGCACATGCTGAAAAGCATTGACATCCAGTTCTCCATTATTCAATGCCTCATTAGGCACCACATAGTCGTTAAACGCTACCAGTTCCACCTCTAGCCCATATTTCTCTTTCGCCACCTGTTTGGCAGCTTCAGCAATCTCCCTTTCAGGACCGGAAGTAATGCCTACCTTAATATAATTCGGATCATTCTTTTTAGATGCGCCGCCACAAGCCTGAAGCAACCATAATCCCGCTGCCAGCACTAAAAATCTCCCTTTGTTCATTTGAATAATTGTTTAATAATTTATTGCTCTTATAAATACCGGCAACTGGTTTGGGTTGCCTTATCTATGATCAAAATATTTCGAAAGCCTGTCACCTGCAAATTGTATGGTAAACACTAATGCCACCAACAGTATCAATACCGCGTTCATAATAACAAAGTCATAACCAATATACCCATACTGGTATCCGATCTGTCCCAGCCCACCGGCACCCACAGCGCCACCCATCGCCGAATAACCAACCAATGTGATCAATGTTATCGTCGCATTATTAATGAGCGAAGGCAATGCCTCTGGTAGTAAAACCTTCCTGATGATCTGCATAGGACTAGCCCCTAATGCCCTTGCTGTTTCAATCAATCCCCCCGGGATCTCGAGTAAACTATTCTCCACCAGCCGCGCAATAAACGGAGCGGCTCCAATGCTCAACGGTACCAGCGCCGCTGCCATACCAATGGAAGTTCCCACCAATGCCCTGGTAAACGGAATCATCCATACGATAAGAATGAGAAAAGGAATAGACCGGAACACATTCACCAGCACCGACAATATCCGGTTATAAAGCCTGTTGTCAAGCAGTTGCCCTTTACGCGTGAGAAACAAAACGATCCCCGTCGGTAATCCAAGCAAAAACCCAAAGAACCCCGAAACGAAAGTCATAAATACCGTTTCCCAGGTGCCTTTTAATAGTAAAGAAATCGTGGTATCGTTAAGCATAACCCTTGATAGAATGTTGAATATTGTTTACAGATAAATAGGAGAGGGTGCCGGCATTTTCATCCGCATTACCCTGCAGGTGCAACAGTAACTTCCCAAAGCTCGACCCTTCTATATCTTCCAGGTCAGCCCTTAACAGCTTATGTCTTACCTTATGATCCTGGTACAATACAAACAGCAGCTCCTCCAGGACTATGTTCCCCGTAAGTTCCACCTCAACCAGGGGCAATAACCCCGTCGCAGCATCTTCTTTAAGATGATTGGCTAGCGATTGCGGGATGGTCATTACATCCGGCGTCAAAAACTGTTTGATAATTGGATGTTCCTTATCCGAGATAACATCCTGCAAAGTCCCTTTGGCAACAAGCTGACCCTTATCGATAACGGCTACATGATGACTGATAGCCTTGATAACCTTCATCTCATGTGTGATAAGCAGAATGGTAATATTCAGCCTTCTGTTAATATCCTGTAATAGCTGTAGTATCGATTGAGTTGTTGCCGGATCGAGCGCACTGGTAGCCTCATCACACAACAACACATGCGGATCATTCGCCAAAGCCCTGGCGATGGCAACCCGTTGCTTTTGTCCACCCGATAAACTCCTCGGATACTCAAGCGCTTTATCTTCCAGCCCTACAATCTTCAGCAGCTCATTCACCTTCTCCGTAATCTTTTCCTTAGCCACACCGTCAAGTTCCAGGGGCAATGCCACATTCTCGAACACCGTCCTCGACGACAGTAAATTG
This window encodes:
- the metQ gene encoding methionine ABC transporter substrate-binding lipoprotein MetQ, whose translation is MNKGRFLVLAAGLWLLQACGGASKKNDPNYIKVGITSGPEREIAEAAKQVAKEKYGLEVELVAFNDYVVPNEALNNGELDVNAFQHVPYLEAQSKQRGYKLAVVGNTFVYPIVAYSKKIKNISELANGSTVAIPNDPTNGGRSLLLLQKYGLLKLKGGVGLLPKVTDIVENPKQLKLLEIEAPQLPRVVDDKEVVIAIINNNFAAQAGLDPDVNGILKEDKESPYVNVIVAREDNKEADKVKNFVKAYQSDEVVKAAEKAFKGGAVKGW
- the metI gene encoding methionine ABC transporter permease MetI; protein product: MLNDTTISLLLKGTWETVFMTFVSGFFGFLLGLPTGIVLFLTRKGQLLDNRLYNRILSVLVNVFRSIPFLILIVWMIPFTRALVGTSIGMAAALVPLSIGAAPFIARLVENSLLEIPGGLIETARALGASPMQIIRKVLLPEALPSLINNATITLITLVGYSAMGGAVGAGGLGQIGYQYGYIGYDFVIMNAVLILLVALVFTIQFAGDRLSKYFDHR
- a CDS encoding methionine ABC transporter ATP-binding protein — protein: MIEIRNISKTFHRKKQSFKALDAVSLKVDQGDILGIIGFSGAGKSTLIRCVNLLERPDQGQVFVNGTDLTGLNSRQLASERKKIGMIFQHFNLLSSRTVFENVALPLELDGVAKEKITEKVNELLKIVGLEDKALEYPRSLSGGQKQRVAIARALANDPHVLLCDEATSALDPATTQSILQLLQDINRRLNITILLITHEMKVIKAISHHVAVIDKGQLVAKGTLQDVISDKEHPIIKQFLTPDVMTIPQSLANHLKEDAATGLLPLVEVELTGNIVLEELLFVLYQDHKVRHKLLRADLEDIEGSSFGKLLLHLQGNADENAGTLSYLSVNNIQHSIKGYA